Sequence from the Marinobacter antarcticus genome:
CTGTTTAATCTGCTCCCGCCAGGGAGCGCGGATCAGTCGCTTACTGGCCCGCAGAGCTTCACGGGGTTTGTTTGCCAGGCTCGCTGCAAGTGCCAACGCCTCAACCAGCGCCTGCCCATCATCCACAATCCGGCTTACCAGCCCACATTCCCTGGCATCGCTGCCACTGATTACCTCGCCCAACAGCAACAGATCTGTGGCTCTGCGCGCGCCCAAATGCAGGGGCATGGTCACGGTGGAAGCGGCCTCCGGCACCAGCCCGAGATCCACAAACGCCGTTTTGAATTTCGCATTCTCTGCAGCTACCACAACATCCACGTGTAACAGCAGAGTTGTGCCGATACCGATTGCCAGGCCTTCGACAGCAGCTATAACCGGCGTATCACAGTCCATTAGCGCTTCGATAAACGCCAGGCCGGCAGAGGGCTTTGGATGTTCATCCGTAGCACGAGCCCGAAAATCATCCAGATCATTGCCAGCAGTGAACACACCTCCGGCGCCAGAGATAACAATGGCGTTTACGGCCTCATCCTCATTGGCACGGATTACGGCGTCACTCAGTTGCTGATACATTTCCCGGGTCAGAGCATTTTTCTTCTCGGGACGGTTGATAACAAGCTGGAACACACCATGGGAATGCTGACTGTCAATCATTGGTCTACCCTTATTAAGAACATTCTGCTGTCTACACATAAAACATCCTATTGCAAAAGCCCAATCATGTGATAGATTCAGAAAACATAAATTCACCCTGCAATCGATAGTTCTGCACAGTGAAACAACAAGAAGTATCATTACAACAACGAACGAGGCATAGTCATGAATCTCTTCGCCAAAGCACGAAAAAACCTCACAGTTTACGCATCAGCCCTTACCATCGGGGTTTCCGCTGCCCTAAGCGCTGCGCCCGCAGCAGCCCAAGAGACATTTACTTGGAGAGTGCAGTCCCACTGGCCCGGCGCCAGCAGTTCCTATACTGACAGCCTGGTAAGGCTACAGCGAGTCCTGGACGAGCGCACAGACGGGCGCCTGAAGCTGAAACTCTATGAAGCAGGCGCTCTGTTCAAAGCCCAGGACACCTTTAATGCCGTAAGCCGCGGCATTCTGGAAATGGGCACAATCTCTCCCTCCTATGCCCAGGACAAAATCTCCCTTGCCGGCATTGCCTCCGGCCTGCCCTTTGCGTTCCGTAACGTCTGGGAGGCTGAATACTTCCATCAAGGCATGGGCTTTGAGCAGATGCTCCGTGACGAAGCGGCAGAGCACGACGTTTACTGGGCGACCGATAAGGTTTATCCCACCGAGATGGTGGTCAAAAAGCCTATCAAAAACTGGGAAGATTTCACCAGCCTGAAGATTCGCTCCTCCGGTGTTCTGCAAAAATTCCTGACCGAAGCGGGTGCTGCAGCGTCTTATATTCCAGGCAGCGAGCTTTATTCGGCACTGGACTCCGGCATCGTTGACGGTGCCCATTGGGGTGCAGCTCAGGGTGCCGCCAGCATGGCCCTGTATGAAGTGGCCAAGTACCACGTTCAACCGGCCCTGAACATCGCGGGAACTGACGTCATCATTGTCAGCATGAAGGCGCTCAACAAGTTGCCGGAAGACATGCAGGAGATCGTCAAGGATGCGCTCGACGAGCAATTCTGGGTCCGTACCAACGAGTACCTTTATAAGGAGCGCATAACTCTGGCCAAGGTCATCGCCGAACAGGGTGTACAGGTGAACGTTCTGCCAGATGAAGTTCAGGACAAGCTGGTAAAGGCCGCACAGGCAATGTGGGACGAGGAAGGCGAGCGTAGCGAGAACGCCAAGAAGGCGCTGGATATGCTGAAGGGCTACCTGGCCGAACTCGGCTACCTCTGATCCGCGAGTTTAAATAAGTGATACAGGCCGGAGTCTTTGACGTCCGGCCTTTTTATCCCTGAAAAACCCAACATCCTCCTGGAGAATGCCATGAGTGTGCTGACCGCATTCATAAGAGGGGTTACCCGTCTTAATGACTTTGTCGGGCGCTGGATAGCCCTGCTCGTTTTTGCCATGTTCGCGTTCCTGCTGCTGGAAGTGGGCTTCCGTTATCTGCTGAACGCACCCACAGTCTGGACCAACGAGCTTACCCAGATGCTGTTCGGCGTTTATGCGGTCATGTCCGGAGGCTACATCATGGCTCATCGGGGCCACGTCAATGTCGATCTTCTGCACTCGCAGCTATCGCCTCGCAACCAGGCGTTTATGGACATCGTCACCTCTTTGATATTTTTCATTTTTACCCTTGCACTGCTGTGGTTTGGCATTGATATAGCCAGCGAATCCATATCAAACTGGGAAACCTCTTACTCTGCCTGGAACCCGCCGGTCTGGCCGGTCAAGCTTGCCATTCCTGTCGGAACAGGGCTGCTGGTACTGCAGGGCCTGGCAAAACTCCTTGAAGACATTGCCATTGCATTCAACCTGGATTATTACCGCCCGGATCACAGCGCTTCTGAAGGAGAGCAGTCGTGAGTATTGAAATCCTGACCCTGCTGTTTTTTGGTTCGCTGTTATTCTTCCTGCTACTGGGTTTGCCGCTGGCTTTTGTTCTCGGTGGTGTTTCGGTGATCTTCCTTTATTTCACCTGGGGATTCGATTCCTTCTATATGGTGGCCTCGCAGATATGGGGCACCATGGGCAGCTTTACCCTGGTTGCGATTCCTCTGTTTGTCTTCATGGCCATGGTGCTGGAGCGAACCGGTGTCGCAAAGGACCTGTACCGGATGATGCATCTGTGGTTTGGTGGCCTTCGCGGCGGTCTGGCTATAGGAACCCTGGTTATCTGCGCCGTATTTGCTGCCATGGTTGGCATCAGTGGTGCAGCGGTAGTTGCCATGGGAACCATCGCACTGCCCTCCATGCTGGAACGGGGCTATGACCGCAAAATGGCACTGGGCGTCATCAATACAGGTGGCGGCTGGGGCATTCTGATACCGCCCAGCATCCTGATGATTCTCTACGCACTGATTACCGGGGTATCCGTAGGCCAGATGTTTGCTGCCGGCATCATGCCTGGCGTTCTGCTGATGGTACTGACCGTTACTTACATCCTCGTGCGCTCTACCCTTCAGCCGCACCTGGCACCAGCGCTGCCTCCAGAAGAACGTGGCACCTGGCCTGAGAAACTCCGTGCCTTAAGAGCCGTACTGCTGCCCATTGGCGTTGTGTTCATGGTGCTCGGCTCGATTATCGGTGGCATTACCACACCAACGGAAGCCGCCGCCATGGGCGTTCTCGGTTCGCTGATTTCGGCAGCCGTCTATCGCCAGCTCAAATGGAGCATCTTGCAAGAAGCAGCTATCCGTACCTTCAAGCTCACAGGCATGATCATGTGGATCCTGTTTGCCGCTCACGCGTTTAGCGCGGCATATCAAAGCATGGGAGCTCAAGATCTGATCGAAGGCATGATGCAGCACATTCCCGGCGGCCCCTGGGGCATCATCATTGCAATGATGGTGATCATATTCTTCCTGGCAATGGTGCTCGACCCGGTTGGCATCATGCTGATCACTCTGCCGGTGTTCATGCCAATCGTGAAATCCCTCGGCTTCGATCCTGTCTGGTTCGGCATCCTGTTCGTGATCAACATGGAAATCGGCTATAAGACACCGCCCTTTGGATTTAACCTGTTCTATCTGAAAGGTGTGGTACCGCCGGACATTACCATGAAGGACATCTACACCTCTGTAGTTCCGTTCGTGATCATCGAGATAGTGGCCATTGGCATCATCATGGTCTTTCCGGAAATCGCGACCTGGTTGCCGGGTGTGTTTTTCTGACCAGCACCGCCTGAGCACTCGCGCCGAGTGCTGAAGACCTTCATGTCGTTTCGGAGTCTCATATGAATGCAATCAGCAAACCCAACATGTCGCTGGCAGATGCGATTTCGCAGCGGCGCTCTGTCCGCGGGTTTCTGCCAGAACCCGTGCCGGAAAGCACAATGAGGGCAGTGTTTGAACAGGCACAGAAAGCCCCATCAAACTGCAATACGCAGCCCTGGTGCGTAGTCGTGGCTTCTGGTGCGCTACGTAACTCACTGTGCAAACAGTTTGTTGAGCGAGCCCTGTCAGGAATCCCGTCAAAACCGGATTTCAGCTACGTCAGCAAGTTTGATGGCCATTATCGTAGCCGCCAGGTTGAATGTGCCTCAGCCCTGTATGGAGAAATGGAGATCGCCCGCGACGACAAGGCTGGACGGAACCGGGCGGCGCTGCGTAATTTCGAATTTTTTGATGCGCCACATGTGGCCTTCTTGTGCATGGATCGCTCTTTTGGTGCCACCATCGCCGTGGATGTCGGAATTTACGCGCAAACCCTGATGCTGACGATGACGGCCCATGGCATAAGCTCCTGCGCCATGGGCAGCCTGCGCTCGCACCCTGACATGATTCGCGATGCCTTTGGGTTGGACGAGAATACGGGCGTTGTTTTCGGTATCTGCTTCGGTTACGAAGACCCGGAGGTCAAGGCCAACAAAACCCGGACCACGCGTGCGCCTCTCAGTGAAGCAGTGATATTCAAGGATCACTGAAAGCAGGATCTTGCTGGCATATCTGATTCCGGGATGATCGTTGCGGTTGCGGGATCAGTGAGCAGGGCCAAGCGTCACCGCTATTGAGTGCCGTCACCCCGGACACCCAACCGGTCAAGATAGACGTGCAGCTCTGCCTCACTCATATCAACATACTCAAGCACCCGTCCGTAAAGCATAACGGTAGGGACATTGCGCCCATTCAGCTCTTTCTGGGTTTCATGTATCAGGTACAGAACAAGCCGCTCAGTGCGCGTCAGGCCATCACGCACATCCGGAATCACTTCCAGAATGTTCTGCCATTCTTCCGGGCTCATATCATTTCCATGCGCAAGCCGTTGTCGACCGCAAGCCAAAAAAGGAATGGCAAGCTCTATGTATTATCCTTCAGATCATGCTCGCCAATCTGCAACTTCGGCCGGTCAGCATCCACTTCGGCCAGTGGCGAGCACTCCCTCATGTTCTCCAGGCACCGCCGTGTCAGCGTCTGGTATTCCTGGGTGCCACGCTGTTTCCAGCTTACTTCTTTATCACTCAGTTGGCGCAGCACCTTGGCCGGCGAGCCGACAATCAGTGAGGCCGGTTCACAACTAAAACCACTTTTCACAAACGCTGCGGCACCAACAATGGAGCGCGCCGCTATCACGGCCTCGTCCATTACGACTGAGTTCATCCCGACCATGGCATCTTCCTCTATCACGCAGCCATGCAGCACAGCACCATGCCCTATGTGGCCATTGCGCCGGATAACCGCATCACGTCCGGGAAAGGCATGAACCACGCAGGTGTCCTGCAGGTTTGCACCCTGTTCCATCACAATACGGCCAAAATCACCGCGTAAAGACGCGCAGGGCCCAACGTAGCAATCGGGCCCCACATGCACATCGCCAATGAGTACGGCAGTGGGGTGCACGTACGCCGATGGATGTACCACTGGCGTCACACCATCAATCCGGTAACAGGGCATAAAACGCTCCTTATAACGTGTTTGTTTTTTCGTATTTTAAGCTACTTTTTCTGTATCGGAACAGATAATACACGGCTCAGAAGGTGACGGGGCGCGGCATGGCCTCTTTTGCTGCGCCATAAGACTAAAGGCTAACAAGAAAAATAACCATGGAAATCATAAGTCTACAAACACACCAATTCATCCGACAATAACGTGATACAAAAATCTCGTTTCAGATTCTTGACCGGTATCAATTCAAACCTATACTCTTTCCTGATATTGAACAAGGCGGGACACCGCCCTGCGGAAGTCGCCTTGAAAACCATGAGGCCTTACCGACAAACCACTAAAACAACGCAATGCCGGAACCGCTATGCCACAGATACTGCTCTCGGAAGGGCCGGATCAAGGCGTTCGCCTGTTAACGCTTAATCGCCCTGAAGCCCTCAACGCCCTGAATACTGCACTGCTTGAAGCCCTGAGCAGCGAGCTGGATACCGCCGAAGCTGATCCTGAAACCCGCGCCGTGGTTATTACCGGTAGTGAGCGCGCTTTCGCTGCAGGCGCTGACATCAACGAAATGGCGGCTCGCGATCTGGTCGGCATGCTCGAAGACCCCCGCATCAAGCACTGGGCGCGCATCGCCCGGTTTACCAAGCCTTTGATTACCGCTGTGAACGGATTCTGCCTGGGTGGCGGCTGCGAACTGGCCATGCACGGCGACATTATGGTTGCGGGCACAAACGCCCGCTTCGGCCAACCTGAAATCAACCTCGGCATTATGCCCGGGGCCGGCGGTACCCAGCGGCTGGTGCGCGCAGTGGGCCAGTCACTGGCCATGCAAATGGTGCTCACGGGCGAACCTATCAGTGCTCAGAGAGCTCTGGAAGCGGGTCTGGTGAGCGAAATATGCCAGCCGGAACTGACGATCGAGCGCGCTGTGGCTATTGCCCGCACCATCGCCTCCAAAGGCCCTATCGCCGTGCGACTGGCCCGCGAAGCGGTGCAGCGCGCTGAAGATATGGATCTTGCTGCCGGCCTGCGGTTTGAGCGTCATGCCTTTACCATTCTGGCAGCGACGGACGATCGCCGTGAAGGCCTTGAGGCCTTTCGCAACAAACGCAAGCCGAGGTTCTCCGGGCGTTGAGCCCGGACTGATTAAAAACACCCACCCGAAGCGACCAAACCGGGTTTCACTGCTATCACAAGGATTCTTCCATGACCGAGCAGAGTGTGCTTCTCGACATCGATCAGGGGATTGCAAAAGTAACCCTGAACCGCCCCAAGAGCCTCAACAGCTTTAACGTTGAAATGCATGAGCAAATGCGCGCCGCGCTGAAAGCCATCCGCAACGATCACACCGTGCGGGTCATGCTGCTTACCGGCAATGGCCGCGGCTTCTGTGCCGGCCAGGATCTGTCGGATCGCAACGTCAAGCCCGGCGCCGAAGCTCCGGACCTGGGCTTCTCCATCGAGAACTATTATAACCCGCTGCTGCAGACCATTCGGGATCTGCCCATGCCGGTGATCTGTGCCGTTAATGGTGTTGCTGCCGGAGCCGGCGCAAACATCGCTCTGGCGTGTGACATTACGCTTGCAGCGCGTTCTGCAAACTTTGTTCAGGCCTTTTGCAAGATAGGCCTTATTCCCGACTCGGGCGGCACCTGGACCCTGCCGCGCGCAGTAGGAATGGCCCGCGCAAAAGGCCTGGCCTTATTGGGTGACAAGCTGAGCGCCGAAAAGGCGGAGCAGTGGGGCATGATCTGGCAGTGCGTAGAAGACGACGCCCTGCAGGATGAAGCCATGAAACTGGCCCGCCATTTCGCGACCCAGCCCACCAAAGGCTTGGCGATGATCAAGCGCGCCCTGCACGCAAGCGCCAATAACAGCTTTGAAGAGCAGGTATTGGTGGAGCGGGACCTGCAGCGCCTGGCTGGGCGCACCGAGGATTACCGTGAGGGTGTTACCGCCTTTATGGAAAAGCGCGCACCTGAATTCAAGGGGAAATAAGCATGCAACCACTTGCCACCGACACCCCCGTTGCCGTCATCGGCGCCGGAGCCATGGGTTCCGGTATTGCCCAGGTAGCCGCCCAGGCTGGCCACCAGGTATTCCTGCTCGACCAGCGCGAGGGTGCTGCTGAAGCTGGCCGCCAGAGTGTTGCCAAGCAATTGCAGCGCCGGGTTGATAAGGGAAAGATGGAGCAGTCCGCTCTGGACGCACTTCTTGATCGCATCAAGCCGATCAAAGAACTCAGCGAGCTTGCGGAGGCCGGTCTGGTCATCGAAGCCATCGTTGAAGATCTGGAGATCAAACGTAGCCTGCTGGCCAACCTTGAGGACGTTTGCGGTGAGAAAGCCATTCTGGCCACCAACACCTCGTCCATATCTGTGACAGCCCTGGGCGCCAAAATGAAGCACCCCGAGCGTCTGGTGGGCATGCACTTCTTTAACCCGGCGCCTTTGATGGCCTTGGTAGAAGTCATCAAAGGTCTGGCCACCAGCGACGAGATTGCACAAAGCGTTTACGCCACGGCCGCCCAGTGGGGCAAGAAGCCGGTAACCGCAACGTCCACACCCGGCTTTATCGTTAACCGGGTCGCAAGGCCTTTTTATGCGGAGAGCCTGCGCCTGCTACAGGAACAGGCAACAGACAGCGCGACACTGGACGCCATCGTGCGCGAAGCCGGGGGCTTTCGTATGGGGCCTTTCGAGCTGACCGACCTCATCGGCCACGACGTAAACTACGCGGTGACTTCCTCGGTTTTCAATTCCTACTACCAGGACACACGCTTTCTGCCTTCTCTGGTGCAGAAAGAATTGGTTGAAGCCGGCCGGTTAGGCCGCAAGAGTGGCCAGGGCTTTTACAACTACTCCGAAGGCTCGCAAAAACCTGAGCCGGCGACAGCCGCGTCTGCCAACTGCGATGCAGACACCC
This genomic interval carries:
- a CDS encoding nitroreductase, which encodes MNAISKPNMSLADAISQRRSVRGFLPEPVPESTMRAVFEQAQKAPSNCNTQPWCVVVASGALRNSLCKQFVERALSGIPSKPDFSYVSKFDGHYRSRQVECASALYGEMEIARDDKAGRNRAALRNFEFFDAPHVAFLCMDRSFGATIAVDVGIYAQTLMLTMTAHGISSCAMGSLRSHPDMIRDAFGLDENTGVVFGICFGYEDPEVKANKTRTTRAPLSEAVIFKDH
- a CDS encoding enoyl-CoA hydratase/isomerase family protein, whose translation is MIDSQHSHGVFQLVINRPEKKNALTREMYQQLSDAVIRANEDEAVNAIVISGAGGVFTAGNDLDDFRARATDEHPKPSAGLAFIEALMDCDTPVIAAVEGLAIGIGTTLLLHVDVVVAAENAKFKTAFVDLGLVPEAASTVTMPLHLGARRATDLLLLGEVISGSDARECGLVSRIVDDGQALVEALALAASLANKPREALRASKRLIRAPWREQIKQALERERQVFSERLRSEDCRAALAKLTRR
- a CDS encoding TRAP transporter small permease subunit; translation: MSVLTAFIRGVTRLNDFVGRWIALLVFAMFAFLLLEVGFRYLLNAPTVWTNELTQMLFGVYAVMSGGYIMAHRGHVNVDLLHSQLSPRNQAFMDIVTSLIFFIFTLALLWFGIDIASESISNWETSYSAWNPPVWPVKLAIPVGTGLLVLQGLAKLLEDIAIAFNLDYYRPDHSASEGEQS
- the paaG gene encoding 2-(1,2-epoxy-1,2-dihydrophenyl)acetyl-CoA isomerase PaaG; its protein translation is MTEQSVLLDIDQGIAKVTLNRPKSLNSFNVEMHEQMRAALKAIRNDHTVRVMLLTGNGRGFCAGQDLSDRNVKPGAEAPDLGFSIENYYNPLLQTIRDLPMPVICAVNGVAAGAGANIALACDITLAARSANFVQAFCKIGLIPDSGGTWTLPRAVGMARAKGLALLGDKLSAEKAEQWGMIWQCVEDDALQDEAMKLARHFATQPTKGLAMIKRALHASANNSFEEQVLVERDLQRLAGRTEDYREGVTAFMEKRAPEFKGK
- a CDS encoding phenylacetic acid degradation protein PaaY, which gives rise to MPCYRIDGVTPVVHPSAYVHPTAVLIGDVHVGPDCYVGPCASLRGDFGRIVMEQGANLQDTCVVHAFPGRDAVIRRNGHIGHGAVLHGCVIEEDAMVGMNSVVMDEAVIAARSIVGAAAFVKSGFSCEPASLIVGSPAKVLRQLSDKEVSWKQRGTQEYQTLTRRCLENMRECSPLAEVDADRPKLQIGEHDLKDNT
- a CDS encoding TRAP transporter large permease → MSIEILTLLFFGSLLFFLLLGLPLAFVLGGVSVIFLYFTWGFDSFYMVASQIWGTMGSFTLVAIPLFVFMAMVLERTGVAKDLYRMMHLWFGGLRGGLAIGTLVICAVFAAMVGISGAAVVAMGTIALPSMLERGYDRKMALGVINTGGGWGILIPPSILMILYALITGVSVGQMFAAGIMPGVLLMVLTVTYILVRSTLQPHLAPALPPEERGTWPEKLRALRAVLLPIGVVFMVLGSIIGGITTPTEAAAMGVLGSLISAAVYRQLKWSILQEAAIRTFKLTGMIMWILFAAHAFSAAYQSMGAQDLIEGMMQHIPGGPWGIIIAMMVIIFFLAMVLDPVGIMLITLPVFMPIVKSLGFDPVWFGILFVINMEIGYKTPPFGFNLFYLKGVVPPDITMKDIYTSVVPFVIIEIVAIGIIMVFPEIATWLPGVFF
- the paaH gene encoding 3-hydroxyacyl-CoA dehydrogenase PaaH yields the protein MQPLATDTPVAVIGAGAMGSGIAQVAAQAGHQVFLLDQREGAAEAGRQSVAKQLQRRVDKGKMEQSALDALLDRIKPIKELSELAEAGLVIEAIVEDLEIKRSLLANLEDVCGEKAILATNTSSISVTALGAKMKHPERLVGMHFFNPAPLMALVEVIKGLATSDEIAQSVYATAAQWGKKPVTATSTPGFIVNRVARPFYAESLRLLQEQATDSATLDAIVREAGGFRMGPFELTDLIGHDVNYAVTSSVFNSYYQDTRFLPSLVQKELVEAGRLGRKSGQGFYNYSEGSQKPEPATAASANCDADTLIVEGNPGPLAALVTRLSESGLKIIERDGPGRLHFGEAVLALTDGRMATERAAAEACNNLILLDLAFDYAKASRLAIAAADQATSQAVNDACALLQKAGIAVSQIADRPGLVIMRTVATLANEAADAALHGVASVSDIDLAMKAGLNYPEGPLRWSDNLGFSLVHTVLTHLQQSYGEDRYRPALLLRKNRFAEKGFYS
- the paaF gene encoding 2,3-dehydroadipyl-CoA hydratase PaaF, yielding MPQILLSEGPDQGVRLLTLNRPEALNALNTALLEALSSELDTAEADPETRAVVITGSERAFAAGADINEMAARDLVGMLEDPRIKHWARIARFTKPLITAVNGFCLGGGCELAMHGDIMVAGTNARFGQPEINLGIMPGAGGTQRLVRAVGQSLAMQMVLTGEPISAQRALEAGLVSEICQPELTIERAVAIARTIASKGPIAVRLAREAVQRAEDMDLAAGLRFERHAFTILAATDDRREGLEAFRNKRKPRFSGR
- the dctP gene encoding TRAP transporter substrate-binding protein DctP produces the protein MNLFAKARKNLTVYASALTIGVSAALSAAPAAAQETFTWRVQSHWPGASSSYTDSLVRLQRVLDERTDGRLKLKLYEAGALFKAQDTFNAVSRGILEMGTISPSYAQDKISLAGIASGLPFAFRNVWEAEYFHQGMGFEQMLRDEAAEHDVYWATDKVYPTEMVVKKPIKNWEDFTSLKIRSSGVLQKFLTEAGAAASYIPGSELYSALDSGIVDGAHWGAAQGAASMALYEVAKYHVQPALNIAGTDVIIVSMKALNKLPEDMQEIVKDALDEQFWVRTNEYLYKERITLAKVIAEQGVQVNVLPDEVQDKLVKAAQAMWDEEGERSENAKKALDMLKGYLAELGYL